One genomic region from Vanacampus margaritifer isolate UIUO_Vmar chromosome 2, RoL_Vmar_1.0, whole genome shotgun sequence encodes:
- the srcin1a gene encoding SRC kinase signaling inhibitor 1 isoform X17, which translates to MFGEDYQVFLPDVGQVLVLGCEDAAAGAHASRACYPKQDPERGGTHMISTDDLEYPREYRTLGNSGRRFSNVGLVHTSEHRHTVTAAQSLEALTNLHKADMERKRDAFMDHLKSKYQQQQLQHQHHNPPSPSQSHASMSRGSERAAREQQQPNYWSFKSRSPRHSQSTQSGLADQATKLSFASAESLETMSEADVPIGFNRMNRFRQSLPLSRSASQNKLRSPGVLFLQYGDETRRVHITHELSSLDTLHALIVHMFPQKLTAGMLKSPNTAVLIKDEARNVFYELEDVRDIQDRSVIKIYRKEPVYASYPAAAHLANGDLRREMVYSSRDSSPTRRLNTLPSSSGSSGSPSRSRLSYSSGRPPSFAGSHSPHEQARHPHHAAAAAAHVANAGLSPSPSAILERRDVKPDEEVSAKNLALMKNESLYADPYSLMHEGRLSIASTQSLAAIGDPFSFPMSSGLYRRGSVRSLSTYSAAALQGELDDSLYKPGGSLYSDTYSATLGMGFRMPPSSPQKIPDMHLRDRDSYSGSPSRASPVRQNFRKDSASSVFVDSPKSRPSSGSEPLCLTAGPGEGGRATPGFGSLLSGPDADASRDHRLERMEAMEKQIASLTGLVQSVLTRAPDSDSTCGLLRLCMMAGCPPDQGADFSRTLPFSSSDKTDTNSDGSATGTHTPSAPLALMPPPPSNSTPLNNVSRLQMQLHLHGLQQNANDLRKQLGQLRKTQLENQDSMRTLLKRTEAELNVRVADALRKQEDPLQRQRLLVEEERLKYLNEEELIIQQLHDLEKSVEDIQKESSVNHKLVSVQELEEKTAVLRKLGETLTELKNQFPSLQSKMRVVLRVEVEAVKFLKEEPHRLDALLKRCKTITDTLNAMRKQANESVWKKHEDFTSSKHNKELRKFPDFDLPNSPPLAINDIGGGNSLSNWSPHTSLARRHHGNPAGQHKDNHPPVPHKGKALEELERRSAADKASSVEVRLAAERDWEEKRASLTQYSAQDINRLLEETQAELMKAIPDLDFAAKQIKPSSNATSSQAPQTPQSGTATPEHRTVNNKPLQKKESGSRLGSDELTVPRYRTEKPSKSPPPPPPRRSFPSSPGLITRSGETLIPGKSIKKSDSEEAESQKPHVKLRRTVSENPRPASTPPTLSGDKTNAEQEKSSAQLEGRPLCYIPHMLTESPVRDVPRCSASASPPQRELELQRSSEEDVKQEVTLLLTELEMRALSPFEVHELSSAMGVILQTRTVSAHGAALSEAHLSERPLLLLFREEATLKEAYKLLLSLLETSPPQPKPRKKSPPCLGQRSALVTALRRGTETGDVVLKLQPRTETKSPDGDTSVLTLDPASTQSKPGENVRQSAYKRLDSLEETIRELENTLQEISGGSRSEDTDAKTGKKPPVPPKPATPRQGGNGTLCKVPPAPPSKLKQLQQQNSTDKYKGGKREDFLKTQQQGAAGVESGIRCRSAEGPTLRVSPGRAKALLASLSAAGLSAEALLLSSALRQHRLLREQQQQQRAAAAGSSLPSPSSRSPSPASSSSQTPTATLSSSSSPTTPVLSPCSPTSLTSPTLSKASLEGLSGCKNGR; encoded by the exons AGCCGCAGCCCTCGCCATTCCCAGTCCACCCAGTCGGGGCTCGCCGACCAGGCCACCAAGCTGTCCTTCGCCTCCGCCGAGTCCCTGGAGACCATGTCCGAGGCCGACGTGCCCATCGGCTTCAACAGGATGAACCGCTTCCGCCAGAGCCTGCCCCTGTCGCGCTCTGCCAGCCAGAATAAGCTACGTTCTCCAG gcGTGCTCTTCCTGCAGTACGGCGACGAGACGCGTCGCGTGCACATCACCCACGAGTTGAGCAGCCTGGACACGCTGCACGCCCTCATCGTGCACATGTTCCCGCAGAAGCTGACGGCGGGCATGCTCAAGTCGCCCAACACGGCCGTGCTGATCAAGGACGAGGCGCGCAACGTCTTCTACGAGCTGGAGGACGTGCGCGACATCCAGGACCGCAGCGTCATCAAGATCTATCGCAAAGAGCCCGTTTATGCCTCCTACCCGGCCGCCGCCCACCTGGCCAACGGGGACCTGCGG AGGGAGATGGTGTACTCGTCACGTGACTCCTCTCCGACTCGCCGCCTCAACACACTCCCCTCGTCGTCGGGCTCGTCTGGCTCCCCGTCCCGCTCGCGCCTCTCCTACAGCAGTGGCCGCCCGCCCTCCTTTGCCGGCTCCCACTCACCCCACGAGCAGGCCCGTCACCCCCACCACGCCGCCGCAGCAGCCGCCCACGTGGCCAACGCGGGCCTGTCGCCTTCACCCAGCGCGATCCTAGAGCGGCGAGATGTCAAGCCGGACGAGGAGGTCTCGGCGAAGAACTTGGCACTGATGAAGAACGAGTCTCTTTACGCGGACCCCTACAGCCTGATGCACGAGGGCCGCCTCAGCATCGCCTCCACGCAGTCCCTGGCGGCCATTGGCGACCCCTTCAGTTTCCCCATGTCCTCGGGGTTGTACCGCCGCGGCTCCGTGCGCTCCCTCAGCACATACTCCGCCGCCGCTCTGCAGGGGGAGTTGGATGATTCCCTCTACAAGCCCGGGGGGTCCCTATACTCCGACACATACTCGGCCACGCTGGGCATGGGATTCCGCATGCCGCCATCGTCTCCGCAGAAGATCCCCGACATGCACTTGCGGGACAGAGACTCGTACTCTGGCTCGCCCAGCAGGGCTTCGCCCGTCAGGCAGAATTTTCGGAAGGATTCGGCGTCCTCCGTTTTTGTGGACAGTCCCAAGTCCAGACCCAGTTCTGGCTCCGAGCCTCTCTGTCTCACGGCCGGACCCGGGGAGGGGGGAAGGGCCACGCCCGGTTTTGGATCATTACTGTCTGGACCAGATGCTGATGCTAGCAG GGATCATCGTCTCGAGCGCATGGAGGCCATGGAGAAGCAAATCGCCAGTCTGACCGGCCTAGTCCAGAGCGTCCTGACAAGAGCGCCAGACAGTGACAGCAC ATGCGGCTTGCTGCGTCTCTGCATGATGGCGGGCTGCCCCCCGGACCAGGGAGCCGACTTCTCACGGACATTACCTTTCTCTTCCAGTGACAAGACTGACACCAACAGCGACGGCTCCGCCACTGGAA CTCACACGCCGTCGGCCCCGCTAGCGCtgatgccgccgccgccgtccaaCTCGACACCGCTGAACAACGTCAGCCGCCTGCAGATGCAGCTGCACCTGCACGGGCTGCAGCAGAACGCCAACGACCTGCGCAAGCAGCTCGGACAGCTGCGCAAGACGCAG CTGGAGAACCAAGACTCCATGCGCACGCTACTGAAGCGCACCGAGGCGGAGCTGAACGTGCGCGTGGCCGACGCCCTCCGCAAGCAGGAGGACCCCCTGCAGCGGCAGCGCCTCCTGGTGGAGGAAGAGAGGCTCAAGTACCTGAATGAAGAAGAGCTCATCATCCAGCAGCTTCA TGACCTGGAGAAGTCGGTGGAGGACATCCAGAAGGAGTCGTCCGTCAACCACAAGCTGGTGAGCGTgcaggagctggaggagaagacGGCCGTCCTCCGAAAGTTGGGCGAGACGCTCACCGAGCTCAAGA ATCAGTTCCCCAGCCTTCAGAGCAAGATGCGGGTGGTGCTCCGGGTGGAAGTGGAGGCCGTCAAGTTCCTGAAGGAGGAGCCGCACAGGCTGGACGCCCTGCTCAAACGCTGCAAGACCATCACGGACACCCTCAACGCTATGCGCAA GCAAGCCAACGAGAGCGTGTGGAAGAAACACGAGGACTTCACGTCGTCCAAGCACAACAAGGAGCTGAGAAAGTTCCCGGATTTCGACCTCCCCAACAGCCCGCCGCTCGCCATCAATGACATCGGGGGAGGAAACAGCCTGTCCAACTGGAGCCCGCACACCAGCCTCGCCCGCCGCCACCACGGGAACCCGGCGGGCCAGCACAAGGACAATCACCCGCCCGTCCCTCACAAGGGCAAAGCCCTGGAGGAGCTGGAACGCCGCAGCGCTGCTGATAAGGCGTCGTCGGTCGAGGTTCGCCTG GCGGCCGAGCGCGACTGGGAGGAGAAGCGGGCCAGCCTGACGCAGTACAGCGCTCAGGACATCAACCGGCTGCTGGAGGAGACCCAGGCCGAGCTCATGAAGGCCATACCCGACCTGGACTTTGCCGCCAAGCAGATCAAGCCCTCCTCCAACGCGACGTCCTCGCAGGCGCCCCAGACCCCTCAGAGCGGGACGGCCACCCCTGAGCACCGCACCGTCAACAACAAGCCCCTGCAGAAGAAGGAAAGCGGGTCCAGACTGGGATCTG ATGAGCTGACGGTGCCTCGCTACCGCACAGAAAAACCCTCCAAGTCTCCCCCTCCGCCCCCACCCAGACGCAGCTTCCCGTCTTCTCCGGGTTTGATCACCCGCAGTGGCGAGACACTCATTCCTGGGAAGAGCATCAAG AAGTCCGACTCTGAAGAAGCAGAGAGCCAGAAGCCTCACGTGAAACTGAGGAGGACGGTGTCGGAAAACCCGCGGCCCGCGTCCACGCCTCCCACGCTGTCCGGGGACAAGACAAACGCAGAGCAGGAGAAAAGTTCCGCCCAGTTGGAG GGCAGACCTTTGTGTTACATTCCACACATGTTGACGGAGAGTCCCGTCCGAGATGTGCCTCGTTGTTCCGCGAGCGCTTCGCCTCCTCAGCGCGAGCTGGAGTTGCAGCGCTCTTCAGAGGAGGAcgtcaaacaggaagtgactttgCTCCTGACCGAGCTGGAGATGAGGGCGCTGTCGCCTTTCGAGGTCCACGAGCTGAGCAGCGCCATGGGAGTCATTTTGCAAACTCGCACCGTCTCGGCGCACGGCGCGGCGCTCTCCGAGGCGCACTTGAGTGAGCGGCCTCTGCTGCTGCTCTTCAGGGAGGAGGCCACGCTCAAGGAGGCCTACAAGCTTTTGCTTTCCCTTTTGGAGACCTCGCCGCCGCAgcccaaacccagaaaaaaatcCCCGCCCTGCTTGGGCCAGCGGAGCGCCTTGGTGACGGCTCTGAGGAGAGGGACAGAAACAGGGGACGTGGTTCTAAAACTCCAACCTCGCACCGAGACCAAGAGTCCCGACGGAGACACGAGTGTTTTGACATTAGATCCGGCTTCCACACAGTCCAAACCAGGAGAAAATGTCCGCCAGAGTGCCTACAAGCGGCTGGATAGCTTGGAGGAGACCATTCGAGAGTTGGAGAACACGTTGCAGGAGATCAGCGGAGGTTCCCGTTCGGAGGACACCGACGCCAAAACGGGCAAGAAGCCGCCAGTCCCGCCCAAGCCGGCGACGCCGAGACAG GGAGGGAACGGCACCCTGTGCAAGGTCCCGCCTGCCCCGCCCTCCAAGCTGAAGCAGCTGCAGCAGCAGAACAGCACAGACAAGTACAAAGGTGGCAAGAGGGAGGACTTCCTGAAGACCCAGCAACAG GGAGCCGCGGGCGTTGAGTCGGGGATCCGCTGCAGGAGTGCGGAGGGCCCCACGCTGAGGGTGTCGCCCGGCCGGGCCAAGGCGCTGCTGGCCAGCCTATCGGCCGCCGGCCTGAGCGCCGAGGCCCTGCTGCTGTCATCCGCCCTGCGCCAGCACCGCCTCCTCCGcgaacagcagcagcagcaacggGCGGCGGCCGCCGGGTCCTCCCTGCCCTCGCCCAGCAGCCGCTCGCCCTCGcccgcctcttcctcctcgcAGACGCCCACCGCCACCCTGTCCTCATCCTCCTCACCCACCACGCCCGTCCTGTCGCCCTGCTCGCCCACGTCGCTCACGTCGCCCACCTTGTCCAAGGCTAGTCTGGAGGGCCTCAGCGGCTGCAAGAATGGACGGTAA
- the srcin1a gene encoding SRC kinase signaling inhibitor 1 isoform X3, translating into MFGEDYQVFLPDVGQVLVLGCEDAAAGAHASRACYPKQDPERGGTHMISTDDLEYPREYRTLGNSGRRFSNVGLVHTSEHRHTVTAAQSLEALTNLHKADMERKRDAFMDHLKSKYQQQQLQHQHHNPPSPSQSHASMSRGSERAAREQQQPNYWSFKSRSPRHSQSTQSGLADQATKLSFASAESLETMSEADVPIGFNRMNRFRQSLPLSRSASQNKLRSPDEYAGVLFLQYGDETRRVHITHELSSLDTLHALIVHMFPQKLTAGMLKSPNTAVLIKDEARNVFYELEDVRDIQDRSVIKIYRKEPVYASYPAAAHLANGDLRREMVYSSRDSSPTRRLNTLPSSSGSSGSPSRSRLSYSSGRPPSFAGSHSPHEQARHPHHAAAAAAHVANAGLSPSPSAILERRDVKPDEEVSAKNLALMKNESLYADPYSLMHEGRLSIASTQSLAAIGDPFSFPMSSGLYRRGSVRSLSTYSAAALQGELDDSLYKPGGSLYSDTYSATLGMGFRMPPSSPQKIPDMHLRDRDSYSGSPSRASPVRQNFRKDSASSVFVDSPKSRPSSGSEPLCLTAGPGEGGRATPGFGSLLSGPDADASRDHRLERMEAMEKQIASLTGLVQSVLTRAPDSDSTCGLLRLCMMAGCPPDQGADFSRTLPFSSSDKTDTNSDGSATGTGRLKKKAHTPSAPLALMPPPPSNSTPLNNVSRLQMQLHLHGLQQNANDLRKQLGQLRKTQLENQDSMRTLLKRTEAELNVRVADALRKQEDPLQRQRLLVEEERLKYLNEEELIIQQLHDLEKSVEDIQKESSVNHKLVSVQELEEKTAVLRKLGETLTELKNQFPSLQSKMRVVLRVEVEAVKFLKEEPHRLDALLKRCKTITDTLNAMRKQANESVWKKHEDFTSSKHNKELRKFPDFDLPNSPPLAINDIGGGNSLSNWSPHTSLARRHHGNPAGQHKDNHPPVPHKGKALEELERRSAADKASSVEVRLAAERDWEEKRASLTQYSAQDINRLLEETQAELMKAIPDLDFAAKQIKPSSNATSSQAPQTPQSGTATPEHRTVNNKPLQKKESGSRLGSDELTVPRYRTEKPSKSPPPPPPRRSFPSSPGLITRSGETLIPGKSIKSDSEEAESQKPHVKLRRTVSENPRPASTPPTLSGDKTNAEQEKSSAQLEGRPLCYIPHMLTESPVRDVPRCSASASPPQRELELQRSSEEDVKQEVTLLLTELEMRALSPFEVHELSSAMGVILQTRTVSAHGAALSEAHLSERPLLLLFREEATLKEAYKLLLSLLETSPPQPKPRKKSPPCLGQRSALVTALRRGTETGDVVLKLQPRTETKSPDGDTSVLTLDPASTQSKPGENVRQSAYKRLDSLEETIRELENTLQEISGGSRSEDTDAKTGKKPPVPPKPATPRQGGNGTLCKVPPAPPSKLKQLQQQNSTDKYKGGKREDFLKTQQQGAAGVESGIRCRSAEGPTLRVSPGRAKALLASLSAAGLSAEALLLSSALRQHRLLREQQQQQRAAAAGSSLPSPSSRSPSPASSSSQTPTATLSSSSSPTTPVLSPCSPTSLTSPTLSKASLEGLSGCKNGR; encoded by the exons AGCCGCAGCCCTCGCCATTCCCAGTCCACCCAGTCGGGGCTCGCCGACCAGGCCACCAAGCTGTCCTTCGCCTCCGCCGAGTCCCTGGAGACCATGTCCGAGGCCGACGTGCCCATCGGCTTCAACAGGATGAACCGCTTCCGCCAGAGCCTGCCCCTGTCGCGCTCTGCCAGCCAGAATAAGCTACGTTCTCCAG ATGAATATGCAG gcGTGCTCTTCCTGCAGTACGGCGACGAGACGCGTCGCGTGCACATCACCCACGAGTTGAGCAGCCTGGACACGCTGCACGCCCTCATCGTGCACATGTTCCCGCAGAAGCTGACGGCGGGCATGCTCAAGTCGCCCAACACGGCCGTGCTGATCAAGGACGAGGCGCGCAACGTCTTCTACGAGCTGGAGGACGTGCGCGACATCCAGGACCGCAGCGTCATCAAGATCTATCGCAAAGAGCCCGTTTATGCCTCCTACCCGGCCGCCGCCCACCTGGCCAACGGGGACCTGCGG AGGGAGATGGTGTACTCGTCACGTGACTCCTCTCCGACTCGCCGCCTCAACACACTCCCCTCGTCGTCGGGCTCGTCTGGCTCCCCGTCCCGCTCGCGCCTCTCCTACAGCAGTGGCCGCCCGCCCTCCTTTGCCGGCTCCCACTCACCCCACGAGCAGGCCCGTCACCCCCACCACGCCGCCGCAGCAGCCGCCCACGTGGCCAACGCGGGCCTGTCGCCTTCACCCAGCGCGATCCTAGAGCGGCGAGATGTCAAGCCGGACGAGGAGGTCTCGGCGAAGAACTTGGCACTGATGAAGAACGAGTCTCTTTACGCGGACCCCTACAGCCTGATGCACGAGGGCCGCCTCAGCATCGCCTCCACGCAGTCCCTGGCGGCCATTGGCGACCCCTTCAGTTTCCCCATGTCCTCGGGGTTGTACCGCCGCGGCTCCGTGCGCTCCCTCAGCACATACTCCGCCGCCGCTCTGCAGGGGGAGTTGGATGATTCCCTCTACAAGCCCGGGGGGTCCCTATACTCCGACACATACTCGGCCACGCTGGGCATGGGATTCCGCATGCCGCCATCGTCTCCGCAGAAGATCCCCGACATGCACTTGCGGGACAGAGACTCGTACTCTGGCTCGCCCAGCAGGGCTTCGCCCGTCAGGCAGAATTTTCGGAAGGATTCGGCGTCCTCCGTTTTTGTGGACAGTCCCAAGTCCAGACCCAGTTCTGGCTCCGAGCCTCTCTGTCTCACGGCCGGACCCGGGGAGGGGGGAAGGGCCACGCCCGGTTTTGGATCATTACTGTCTGGACCAGATGCTGATGCTAGCAG GGATCATCGTCTCGAGCGCATGGAGGCCATGGAGAAGCAAATCGCCAGTCTGACCGGCCTAGTCCAGAGCGTCCTGACAAGAGCGCCAGACAGTGACAGCAC ATGCGGCTTGCTGCGTCTCTGCATGATGGCGGGCTGCCCCCCGGACCAGGGAGCCGACTTCTCACGGACATTACCTTTCTCTTCCAGTGACAAGACTGACACCAACAGCGACGGCTCCGCCACTGGAA CAGGACGACTAAAGAAGAAAG CTCACACGCCGTCGGCCCCGCTAGCGCtgatgccgccgccgccgtccaaCTCGACACCGCTGAACAACGTCAGCCGCCTGCAGATGCAGCTGCACCTGCACGGGCTGCAGCAGAACGCCAACGACCTGCGCAAGCAGCTCGGACAGCTGCGCAAGACGCAG CTGGAGAACCAAGACTCCATGCGCACGCTACTGAAGCGCACCGAGGCGGAGCTGAACGTGCGCGTGGCCGACGCCCTCCGCAAGCAGGAGGACCCCCTGCAGCGGCAGCGCCTCCTGGTGGAGGAAGAGAGGCTCAAGTACCTGAATGAAGAAGAGCTCATCATCCAGCAGCTTCA TGACCTGGAGAAGTCGGTGGAGGACATCCAGAAGGAGTCGTCCGTCAACCACAAGCTGGTGAGCGTgcaggagctggaggagaagacGGCCGTCCTCCGAAAGTTGGGCGAGACGCTCACCGAGCTCAAGA ATCAGTTCCCCAGCCTTCAGAGCAAGATGCGGGTGGTGCTCCGGGTGGAAGTGGAGGCCGTCAAGTTCCTGAAGGAGGAGCCGCACAGGCTGGACGCCCTGCTCAAACGCTGCAAGACCATCACGGACACCCTCAACGCTATGCGCAA GCAAGCCAACGAGAGCGTGTGGAAGAAACACGAGGACTTCACGTCGTCCAAGCACAACAAGGAGCTGAGAAAGTTCCCGGATTTCGACCTCCCCAACAGCCCGCCGCTCGCCATCAATGACATCGGGGGAGGAAACAGCCTGTCCAACTGGAGCCCGCACACCAGCCTCGCCCGCCGCCACCACGGGAACCCGGCGGGCCAGCACAAGGACAATCACCCGCCCGTCCCTCACAAGGGCAAAGCCCTGGAGGAGCTGGAACGCCGCAGCGCTGCTGATAAGGCGTCGTCGGTCGAGGTTCGCCTG GCGGCCGAGCGCGACTGGGAGGAGAAGCGGGCCAGCCTGACGCAGTACAGCGCTCAGGACATCAACCGGCTGCTGGAGGAGACCCAGGCCGAGCTCATGAAGGCCATACCCGACCTGGACTTTGCCGCCAAGCAGATCAAGCCCTCCTCCAACGCGACGTCCTCGCAGGCGCCCCAGACCCCTCAGAGCGGGACGGCCACCCCTGAGCACCGCACCGTCAACAACAAGCCCCTGCAGAAGAAGGAAAGCGGGTCCAGACTGGGATCTG ATGAGCTGACGGTGCCTCGCTACCGCACAGAAAAACCCTCCAAGTCTCCCCCTCCGCCCCCACCCAGACGCAGCTTCCCGTCTTCTCCGGGTTTGATCACCCGCAGTGGCGAGACACTCATTCCTGGGAAGAGCATCAAG TCCGACTCTGAAGAAGCAGAGAGCCAGAAGCCTCACGTGAAACTGAGGAGGACGGTGTCGGAAAACCCGCGGCCCGCGTCCACGCCTCCCACGCTGTCCGGGGACAAGACAAACGCAGAGCAGGAGAAAAGTTCCGCCCAGTTGGAG GGCAGACCTTTGTGTTACATTCCACACATGTTGACGGAGAGTCCCGTCCGAGATGTGCCTCGTTGTTCCGCGAGCGCTTCGCCTCCTCAGCGCGAGCTGGAGTTGCAGCGCTCTTCAGAGGAGGAcgtcaaacaggaagtgactttgCTCCTGACCGAGCTGGAGATGAGGGCGCTGTCGCCTTTCGAGGTCCACGAGCTGAGCAGCGCCATGGGAGTCATTTTGCAAACTCGCACCGTCTCGGCGCACGGCGCGGCGCTCTCCGAGGCGCACTTGAGTGAGCGGCCTCTGCTGCTGCTCTTCAGGGAGGAGGCCACGCTCAAGGAGGCCTACAAGCTTTTGCTTTCCCTTTTGGAGACCTCGCCGCCGCAgcccaaacccagaaaaaaatcCCCGCCCTGCTTGGGCCAGCGGAGCGCCTTGGTGACGGCTCTGAGGAGAGGGACAGAAACAGGGGACGTGGTTCTAAAACTCCAACCTCGCACCGAGACCAAGAGTCCCGACGGAGACACGAGTGTTTTGACATTAGATCCGGCTTCCACACAGTCCAAACCAGGAGAAAATGTCCGCCAGAGTGCCTACAAGCGGCTGGATAGCTTGGAGGAGACCATTCGAGAGTTGGAGAACACGTTGCAGGAGATCAGCGGAGGTTCCCGTTCGGAGGACACCGACGCCAAAACGGGCAAGAAGCCGCCAGTCCCGCCCAAGCCGGCGACGCCGAGACAG GGAGGGAACGGCACCCTGTGCAAGGTCCCGCCTGCCCCGCCCTCCAAGCTGAAGCAGCTGCAGCAGCAGAACAGCACAGACAAGTACAAAGGTGGCAAGAGGGAGGACTTCCTGAAGACCCAGCAACAG GGAGCCGCGGGCGTTGAGTCGGGGATCCGCTGCAGGAGTGCGGAGGGCCCCACGCTGAGGGTGTCGCCCGGCCGGGCCAAGGCGCTGCTGGCCAGCCTATCGGCCGCCGGCCTGAGCGCCGAGGCCCTGCTGCTGTCATCCGCCCTGCGCCAGCACCGCCTCCTCCGcgaacagcagcagcagcaacggGCGGCGGCCGCCGGGTCCTCCCTGCCCTCGCCCAGCAGCCGCTCGCCCTCGcccgcctcttcctcctcgcAGACGCCCACCGCCACCCTGTCCTCATCCTCCTCACCCACCACGCCCGTCCTGTCGCCCTGCTCGCCCACGTCGCTCACGTCGCCCACCTTGTCCAAGGCTAGTCTGGAGGGCCTCAGCGGCTGCAAGAATGGACGGTAA